The Equus quagga isolate Etosha38 chromosome 12, UCLA_HA_Equagga_1.0, whole genome shotgun sequence genome includes a region encoding these proteins:
- the TRIB3 gene encoding tribbles homolog 3 isoform X1, giving the protein MMQATPLAAPAGAPSRKKRLELGDDLDTEGPTRKQARSGPQPRLPPCPLALSPPPAPVRAPVGTTASRLGPYVLLEPEEDGQAYRALHCPTGTEYTCKVYPVCDALAVLEPYSRLPRHGHVARPTEVLAGTRHLYAFFPRPHGDMHSLVRRRRRLPEPEAAALFRQMAATVAHCHQHGLVLRDLQLRRFVFTDRERTKLVLENLEDACVLSGPDDSLCDKHACPAYVGPEILSSRPSYSGKAADVWSLGVVLFTMLAGHYPFQDSEPILLFGKIRRGVFVLPAGLSAPARCLIRCLLRREPAERLTAAGILLHPWLRENPTPSVPSGSHLWRTDQVVPSGPGLEEGEREAGLYG; this is encoded by the exons aTG aTGCAAGCTACCCCTCTGGCTGCTCCTGCGGGTGCCCCCTCCAGGAAGAAGCGGTTGGAGTTGGGCGATGACCTAGACACCGAGGGTCCCACCCGGAAACAAGCTCGAAGtgggccccagcccaggctgcccCCCTGTCCACTGGCCCTGAGCCCACCCCCTGCTCCAGTCCGTGCCCCTGTGGGGACCACTGCCTCCCGGCTTGGGCCCTATGTCCTCCTGGAGCCTGAGGAGGATGGCCAGGCCTACCGGGCCCTGCACTGCCCCACAGGAACCGAGTACACCTGCAAG GTGTACCCGGTTTGCGATGCCCTGGCGGTGCTGGAGCCCTACTCACGGCTGCCCCGCCACGGGCACGTGGCCCGGCCCACCGAGGTCTTGGCGGGCACGCGCCACCTCTACGCCTTTTTCCCGCGGCCCCACGGGGACATGCACAGCCTGgtgcgccgccgccgccgcctcccggaGCCCGAGGCCGCCGCGCTCTTCCGCCAGATGGCGGCCACTGTGGCGCACTGCCACCAGCACGGTCTAGTCTTGAGAGATCTCCAGCTGCGTCGCTTTGTCTTCACTGACCGTGAGAG GACGAAGCTGGTGCTGGAGAACCTGGAGGACGCCTGTGTGCTGAGCGGGCCAGACGACTCCTTGTGCGACAAGCACGCGTGCCCGGCTTATGTGGGACCGGAGATCCTCAGCTCGCGGCCATCCTACTCGGGCAAGGCGGCAGATGTCTGGAGCCTGGGTGTGGTGCTCTTCACCATGCTGGCCGGCCACTACCCCTTCCAGGACTCAGAGCCCATCCTGCTCTTTGGCAAGATCCGCCGCGGGGTCTTTGTCCTGCCTGCGGGCCTCTCAGCCCCGGCCCGCTGCCTGATCCGCTGCCTCCTTCGACGGGAGCCAGCCGAGCGGCTCACAGCTGCGGGCATCCTGCTGCACCCCTGGCTGCGGGAGAACCCGACGCCCTCGGTCCCATCCGGATCCCACCTCTGGAGGACTGACCAGGTGGTCCCCAGTGGaccggggctggaggagggagaaagggaagcgGGTCTGTATGGTTAG
- the TRIB3 gene encoding tribbles homolog 3 isoform X2 produces the protein MQATPLAAPAGAPSRKKRLELGDDLDTEGPTRKQARSGPQPRLPPCPLALSPPPAPVRAPVGTTASRLGPYVLLEPEEDGQAYRALHCPTGTEYTCKVYPVCDALAVLEPYSRLPRHGHVARPTEVLAGTRHLYAFFPRPHGDMHSLVRRRRRLPEPEAAALFRQMAATVAHCHQHGLVLRDLQLRRFVFTDRERTKLVLENLEDACVLSGPDDSLCDKHACPAYVGPEILSSRPSYSGKAADVWSLGVVLFTMLAGHYPFQDSEPILLFGKIRRGVFVLPAGLSAPARCLIRCLLRREPAERLTAAGILLHPWLRENPTPSVPSGSHLWRTDQVVPSGPGLEEGEREAGLYG, from the exons aTGCAAGCTACCCCTCTGGCTGCTCCTGCGGGTGCCCCCTCCAGGAAGAAGCGGTTGGAGTTGGGCGATGACCTAGACACCGAGGGTCCCACCCGGAAACAAGCTCGAAGtgggccccagcccaggctgcccCCCTGTCCACTGGCCCTGAGCCCACCCCCTGCTCCAGTCCGTGCCCCTGTGGGGACCACTGCCTCCCGGCTTGGGCCCTATGTCCTCCTGGAGCCTGAGGAGGATGGCCAGGCCTACCGGGCCCTGCACTGCCCCACAGGAACCGAGTACACCTGCAAG GTGTACCCGGTTTGCGATGCCCTGGCGGTGCTGGAGCCCTACTCACGGCTGCCCCGCCACGGGCACGTGGCCCGGCCCACCGAGGTCTTGGCGGGCACGCGCCACCTCTACGCCTTTTTCCCGCGGCCCCACGGGGACATGCACAGCCTGgtgcgccgccgccgccgcctcccggaGCCCGAGGCCGCCGCGCTCTTCCGCCAGATGGCGGCCACTGTGGCGCACTGCCACCAGCACGGTCTAGTCTTGAGAGATCTCCAGCTGCGTCGCTTTGTCTTCACTGACCGTGAGAG GACGAAGCTGGTGCTGGAGAACCTGGAGGACGCCTGTGTGCTGAGCGGGCCAGACGACTCCTTGTGCGACAAGCACGCGTGCCCGGCTTATGTGGGACCGGAGATCCTCAGCTCGCGGCCATCCTACTCGGGCAAGGCGGCAGATGTCTGGAGCCTGGGTGTGGTGCTCTTCACCATGCTGGCCGGCCACTACCCCTTCCAGGACTCAGAGCCCATCCTGCTCTTTGGCAAGATCCGCCGCGGGGTCTTTGTCCTGCCTGCGGGCCTCTCAGCCCCGGCCCGCTGCCTGATCCGCTGCCTCCTTCGACGGGAGCCAGCCGAGCGGCTCACAGCTGCGGGCATCCTGCTGCACCCCTGGCTGCGGGAGAACCCGACGCCCTCGGTCCCATCCGGATCCCACCTCTGGAGGACTGACCAGGTGGTCCCCAGTGGaccggggctggaggagggagaaagggaagcgGGTCTGTATGGTTAG